The Sesamum indicum cultivar Zhongzhi No. 13 linkage group LG1, S_indicum_v1.0, whole genome shotgun sequence genome includes a window with the following:
- the LOC105160628 gene encoding probable protein phosphatase 2C 15 isoform X1 — MGSREERHRHHHDLVPLAALISRELKNEKMERPTVRYGSAAQSRKGEDYFFMKTDCQRVPGNPSTFFSVFGIFDGHNGSAAAIFSRDHLLNYVLDAIPRGLGRDEWLHALPRALVAGFVKTDKEFQSKGKTSGTTATFVIVDGWTVTVASVGDSRCILDAQGGGVSVLTVDHRLEENAEERERVTASGGEVGRLSIFGGTEVGPLRCWPGGLCLSRSIGDMDVGEFIVPIPYVKQVKLSSTGGRLIIASDGIWDALSSEMAAKSCRGLPADLASQLVVKEALRTRGLKDDTTCIVVDIIPPDNRVPPPPTPKKYTKLKALLFRKKSYGSANKLSMKLASVGIVEELFEEGSAMLAERLGNDDTSGQTSSLFVCAVCQADLAPNEGISVHAGSIFSMSSKPWQGPFLCADCRNKKDAMEGKRPSGVRVV, encoded by the exons ATGGGATCGAGGGAAGAGAGGCATCGGCATCATCATGATCTTGTGCCATTAGCTGCACTAATCAGTAGGGAGTTAAAGAATGAGAAAATGGAGAGGCCAACAGTGAGATATGGCTCTGCAGCTCAGTCCAGGAAAGGGgaggattatttttttatgaagacTGATTGCCAGAGGGTTCCTGGAAATCCATCCACATTCTTCTCTGTTTTTGGA atttttgaTGGGCATAATGGGAGTGCTGCAGCGATTTTTTCCAGAGAtcatttgttaaattatgtGTTGGACGCCATTCCTCGTGGGCTTGGACGGGATGAATGGCTTCATGCTTTACCTCGAGCTTTAGTTGCTGGCTTTGTTAAAACTGACAAGGAGTTTCAGAGCAAAG GAAAAACTTCGGGAACTACGGCAACATTTGTAATTGTGGATGGGTGGACAGTTACAGTTGCATCTGTTGGAGATTCTCGCTGCATTTTAGATGCTCAGGGTGGCGGTGTGTCAGTCTTGACTGTTGATCATAGACTCGAAGAAAATGCGGAAGA AAGAGAGCGTGTAACAGCAAGTGGAGGTGAAGTCGGAAGGCTTAGCATTTTCGGTGGGACTGAG GTTGGTCCTCTACGTTGTTGGCCAGGGGGTTTATGCCTTTCCAGATCAATCGGGGACATGGATGTGGGAGAATTTATCGTCCCAATACCATATGTCAAGCAAGTGAAG CTATCAAGTACAGGTGGGAGGCTAATAATTGCCTCTGATGGCATCTGGGATGCATTGTCATCAGAAATGGCTGCAAAATCTTGCCGTGGGTTGCCTGCTGATCTTGCTTCGCAGCTAGTCGTCAAG GAAGCATTGAGGACACGCGGGCTTAAGGATGACACAACTTGCATAGTTGTTGATATAATTCCTCCAGATAACAGAGTCCCGCCTCCTCCTACACCTAAGAAATATACCAAACTTAAAGCCTTGCTCTTCAGAAAAAAATCCTACGGATCggcaaataaattatcaatgaaGCTAGCCTCCGTGGGTATTGTGGAGGAATTATTTGAAGAAGGATCAGCAATGCTTGCTGAAAG ACTGGGAAATGATGACACCAGTGGTCAAACGAGCAGCCTTTTTGTCTGTGCAGTTTGCCAGGCTGATCTTGCACCTAACGAAGGAATCTCAGTTCATGCTGGTTCCATATTCTCTATGAGCTCAAAGCCTTGGCAAGGCCCTTTCCTTTGTGCCGACTGCCGTAATAAGAAGGATGCCATGGAAGGGAAACGACCAAGTGGAGTTAGAGTAGTATAA
- the LOC105160628 gene encoding probable protein phosphatase 2C 15 isoform X3 has product MGSREERHRHHHDLVPLAALISRELKNEKMERPTVRYGSAAQSRKGEDYFFMKTDCQRVPGNPSTFFSVFGIFDGHNGSAAAIFSRDHLLNYVLDAIPRGLGRDEWLHALPRALVAGFVKTDKEFQSKGKTSGTTATFVIVDGWTVTVASVGDSRCILDAQGGGVSVLTVDHRLEENAEERERVTASGGEVGRLSIFGGTEVGPLRCWPGGLCLSRSIGDMDVGEFIVPIPYVKQVKLSSTGGRLIIASDGIWDALSSEMAAKSCRGLPADLASQLVVKEALRTRGLKDDTTCIVVDIIPPDNRVPPPPTPKKYTKLKALLFRKKSYGSANKLSMKLASVGIVEELFEEGSAMLAERLDSFGDSHSIPRMTRTCTGK; this is encoded by the exons ATGGGATCGAGGGAAGAGAGGCATCGGCATCATCATGATCTTGTGCCATTAGCTGCACTAATCAGTAGGGAGTTAAAGAATGAGAAAATGGAGAGGCCAACAGTGAGATATGGCTCTGCAGCTCAGTCCAGGAAAGGGgaggattatttttttatgaagacTGATTGCCAGAGGGTTCCTGGAAATCCATCCACATTCTTCTCTGTTTTTGGA atttttgaTGGGCATAATGGGAGTGCTGCAGCGATTTTTTCCAGAGAtcatttgttaaattatgtGTTGGACGCCATTCCTCGTGGGCTTGGACGGGATGAATGGCTTCATGCTTTACCTCGAGCTTTAGTTGCTGGCTTTGTTAAAACTGACAAGGAGTTTCAGAGCAAAG GAAAAACTTCGGGAACTACGGCAACATTTGTAATTGTGGATGGGTGGACAGTTACAGTTGCATCTGTTGGAGATTCTCGCTGCATTTTAGATGCTCAGGGTGGCGGTGTGTCAGTCTTGACTGTTGATCATAGACTCGAAGAAAATGCGGAAGA AAGAGAGCGTGTAACAGCAAGTGGAGGTGAAGTCGGAAGGCTTAGCATTTTCGGTGGGACTGAG GTTGGTCCTCTACGTTGTTGGCCAGGGGGTTTATGCCTTTCCAGATCAATCGGGGACATGGATGTGGGAGAATTTATCGTCCCAATACCATATGTCAAGCAAGTGAAG CTATCAAGTACAGGTGGGAGGCTAATAATTGCCTCTGATGGCATCTGGGATGCATTGTCATCAGAAATGGCTGCAAAATCTTGCCGTGGGTTGCCTGCTGATCTTGCTTCGCAGCTAGTCGTCAAG GAAGCATTGAGGACACGCGGGCTTAAGGATGACACAACTTGCATAGTTGTTGATATAATTCCTCCAGATAACAGAGTCCCGCCTCCTCCTACACCTAAGAAATATACCAAACTTAAAGCCTTGCTCTTCAGAAAAAAATCCTACGGATCggcaaataaattatcaatgaaGCTAGCCTCCGTGGGTATTGTGGAGGAATTATTTGAAGAAGGATCAGCAATGCTTGCTGAAAGGTTAGATTCTTTTGGTGATTCTCATTCTATTCCGAGAATGACCAGAACATGC ACTGGGAAATGA
- the LOC105160628 gene encoding probable protein phosphatase 2C 15 isoform X2, translated as MGSREERHRHHHDLVPLAALISRELKNEKMERPTVRYGSAAQSRKGEDYFFMKTDCQRVPGNPSTFFSVFGIFDGHNGSAAAIFSRDHLLNYVLDAIPRGLGRDEWLHALPRALVAGFVKTDKEFQSKGKTSGTTATFVIVDGWTVTVASVGDSRCILDAQGGGVSVLTVDHRLEENAEERERVTASGGEVGRLSIFGGTEVGPLRCWPGGLCLSRSIGDMDVGEFIVPIPYVKQVKLSSTGGRLIIASDGIWDALSSEMAAKSCRGLPADLASQLVVKEALRTRGLKDDTTCIVVDIIPPDNRVPPPPTPKKYTKLKALLFRKKSYGSANKLSMKLASVGIVEELFEEGSAMLAERLDSFGDSHSIPRMTRTCVDWEMMTPVVKRAAFLSVQFARLILHLTKESQFMLVPYSL; from the exons ATGGGATCGAGGGAAGAGAGGCATCGGCATCATCATGATCTTGTGCCATTAGCTGCACTAATCAGTAGGGAGTTAAAGAATGAGAAAATGGAGAGGCCAACAGTGAGATATGGCTCTGCAGCTCAGTCCAGGAAAGGGgaggattatttttttatgaagacTGATTGCCAGAGGGTTCCTGGAAATCCATCCACATTCTTCTCTGTTTTTGGA atttttgaTGGGCATAATGGGAGTGCTGCAGCGATTTTTTCCAGAGAtcatttgttaaattatgtGTTGGACGCCATTCCTCGTGGGCTTGGACGGGATGAATGGCTTCATGCTTTACCTCGAGCTTTAGTTGCTGGCTTTGTTAAAACTGACAAGGAGTTTCAGAGCAAAG GAAAAACTTCGGGAACTACGGCAACATTTGTAATTGTGGATGGGTGGACAGTTACAGTTGCATCTGTTGGAGATTCTCGCTGCATTTTAGATGCTCAGGGTGGCGGTGTGTCAGTCTTGACTGTTGATCATAGACTCGAAGAAAATGCGGAAGA AAGAGAGCGTGTAACAGCAAGTGGAGGTGAAGTCGGAAGGCTTAGCATTTTCGGTGGGACTGAG GTTGGTCCTCTACGTTGTTGGCCAGGGGGTTTATGCCTTTCCAGATCAATCGGGGACATGGATGTGGGAGAATTTATCGTCCCAATACCATATGTCAAGCAAGTGAAG CTATCAAGTACAGGTGGGAGGCTAATAATTGCCTCTGATGGCATCTGGGATGCATTGTCATCAGAAATGGCTGCAAAATCTTGCCGTGGGTTGCCTGCTGATCTTGCTTCGCAGCTAGTCGTCAAG GAAGCATTGAGGACACGCGGGCTTAAGGATGACACAACTTGCATAGTTGTTGATATAATTCCTCCAGATAACAGAGTCCCGCCTCCTCCTACACCTAAGAAATATACCAAACTTAAAGCCTTGCTCTTCAGAAAAAAATCCTACGGATCggcaaataaattatcaatgaaGCTAGCCTCCGTGGGTATTGTGGAGGAATTATTTGAAGAAGGATCAGCAATGCTTGCTGAAAGGTTAGATTCTTTTGGTGATTCTCATTCTATTCCGAGAATGACCAGAACATGCGTAG ACTGGGAAATGATGACACCAGTGGTCAAACGAGCAGCCTTTTTGTCTGTGCAGTTTGCCAGGCTGATCTTGCACCTAACGAAGGAATCTCAGTTCATGCTGGTTCCATATTCTCTATGA
- the LOC105160654 gene encoding LEAF RUST 10 DISEASE-RESISTANCE LOCUS RECEPTOR-LIKE PROTEIN KINASE-like 2.5 isoform X1, which yields MIQICGGKAGVEELNEYNSSMNLAKCSIFFFLLHPFLLQAAGSKCSDYYSCGSLGILEFPLSDTTEPECGLFVVDCYTTPPRIQLEAGGTWYNILQKLSTNKFSVEDPFLNAQMSDTTCFSFQNQSLPDSPFSSFTVSPNLTIFSCAMFLDHNNKVKIQDYFQNYKNYTSCELRTLYYKDPAYGFTSREISIPGSCSVIQMPVKSNQSSANLVQLLSAEFDLEWTISADCLSCHSRGGKCRTNSDNGFWCAENRIYKKIMLVGGVTMVALASTPILLFLFMRGKYTLLKLLGLRKAKPEGQKDIELFLKNNENLALKRYKYSDLKKITKRFSENLGKGGYGSVYKGKLPDGRLVAVKVLNESKGNGDEFMNEVASISRTSHINIVSLLGFCFEGSKKALIYEFMPNGSLEKFIQNAALSSAEGGLGWEKLFEIAVGVARGLEYLHRGCNTRILHFDIKPHNILLDKDLNPKISDFGLAKLCSNRSSVVSMLVARGTMGYIAPEVFCRNFGQVSHKSDVYSYGMMVLEIAGGRKNIDPADVDRWSEVYFPNYIYKQLEMEAETGAHPDGIMNEDESQFAKRKLIIVGLWCIQTDPKDRPSMNKVVGMLEGELEYLQVPPKPYLSSPPRSAPTLSISVSV from the exons ATGATACAAATTTGTGGTGGCAAAGCAGGTGTAGAAGAGTTAAACGAGTACAACAGCAGCATGAATCTTGCTAAGtgctccattttcttttttctgcttCATCCATTTCTGCTCCAAGCAGCTGGTTCCAAGTGTTCAGACTATTACAGCTGTGGAAGTCTAGGAATCCTGGAATTTCCACTCTCTGACACGACAGAACCCGAATGTGGATTATTTGTCGTTGATTGTTATACTACACCTCCAAGAATTCAGTTGGAGGCAGGAGGAACTTGGTATAACATTCTTCAGAAGCTATCTACAAATAAGTTCAGTGTTGAAGACCCTTTCCTTAATGCTCAGATGAGCGACACAACTTGTTTTTCCTTCCAAAATCAATCTCTGCCGGATTCTCCTTTCAGTTCCTTCACAGTCTCCCCCAATCTCACCATATTCTCATGTGCCATGTTTCttgatcataataataaggtaaaaatacaagattatttccaaaattacaaaaattacacaagtTGTGAGCTCAGGACATTGTATTATAAAGACCCTGCCTATGGCTTCACTTCCAGGGAAATTAGTATCCCTGGAAGCTGTTCAGTAATTCAAATGCCAGTCAAGTCCAATCAGAGTTCGGCTAATTTGGTCCAACTGCTAAGTGCTGAATTTGATTTAGAGTGGACTATTTCTGCTGATTGTCTTTCTTGTCACAGTAGAGGAGGAAAGTGTCGTACTAATAGCGACAATGGATTTTGGTGTGCAG AAAATAGGATATACAAAAAGATTATGCTCGTAG GTGGTGTGACAATGGTTGCTCTAGCATCCACTCCCATACTCTTGTTCCTTTTCATGCGGGGAAAGTACACACTGCTCAAATTGCTAGGACTACGGAAGGCCAAACCAGAGGGCCAAAAGGATATTGAACTCTTCTTGAAGAACAATGAAAATCTTGCACTAAAAAGATACAAATATTCAGACCTTAAGAAAATAACCAAGAGATTCAGTGAAAACTTGGGAAAGGGAGGCTACGGTAGTGTCTATAAAGGAAAACTACCTGACGGTCGTCTGGTAGCGGTGAAAGTGCTGAATGAATCGAAAGGAAATGGAGATGAGTTCATGAATGAAGTTGCAAGTATTAGCAGAACTTCCCACATTAACATTGTGAGTCTCCTGGGATTTTGCTTCGAGGGTTCTAAAAAGGCTCTCATCTATGAGTTTATGCCCAATGGTTCCCTTGAAAAGTTCATACAGAATGCTGCTTTGTCATCAGCAGAGGGTGGATTGGGATGggaaaaattgtttgaaatcGCAGTTGGTGTTGCTCGAGGGCTGGAATACTTGCACCGAGGCTGCAACACACGAATTCTGCACTTTGACATCAAGCCTCACAACATTCTTCTGGATAAGGACTTGAATCcaaaaatttcagattttGGGCTTGCTAAATTGTGCTCCAACAGATCAAGTGTAGTGTCAATGTTAGTTGCCAGAGGCACAATGGGCTACATTGCTCCAGAAGTGTTCTGCAGGAACTTTGGACAAGTTTCTCACAAATCAGATGTCTACAGCTACGGAATGATGGTTCTGGAAATAGCTGGAGGGAGGAAAAACATTGATCCTGCCGACGTTGATCGTTGGAGTGAAGTATACTTCCCAAATTATATCTACAAGCAACTTGAAATGGAAGCTGAAACGGGAGCTCATCCTGACGGGATTATGAATGAAGATGAAAGCCAATTCGCAAAGAGAAAACTGATAATCGTTGGCTTGTGGTGCATACAGACTGATCCCAAGGATCGGCCATCAATGAATAAGGTGGTAGGAATGTTGGAAGGAGAACTTGAATATTTGCAAGTCCCACCAAAACCATACCTTTCTTCACCTCCAAGATCGGCGCCAACTCTATCGATTTCTGTATCTGTGTAG
- the LOC105160654 gene encoding LEAF RUST 10 DISEASE-RESISTANCE LOCUS RECEPTOR-LIKE PROTEIN KINASE-like 2.5 isoform X2 encodes MIQICGGKAGVEELNEYNSSMNLAKCSIFFFLLHPFLLQAAGSKCSDYYSCGSLGILEFPLSDTTEPECGLFVVDCYTTPPRIQLEAGGTWYNILQKLSTNKFSVEDPFLNAQMSDTTCFSFQNQSLPDSPFSSFTVSPNLTIFSCAMFLDHNNKVKIQDYFQNYKNYTSCELRTLYYKDPAYGFTSREISIPGSCSVIQMPVKSNQSSANLVQLLSAEFDLEWTISADCLSCHSRGGKCRTNSDNGFWCAGGVTMVALASTPILLFLFMRGKYTLLKLLGLRKAKPEGQKDIELFLKNNENLALKRYKYSDLKKITKRFSENLGKGGYGSVYKGKLPDGRLVAVKVLNESKGNGDEFMNEVASISRTSHINIVSLLGFCFEGSKKALIYEFMPNGSLEKFIQNAALSSAEGGLGWEKLFEIAVGVARGLEYLHRGCNTRILHFDIKPHNILLDKDLNPKISDFGLAKLCSNRSSVVSMLVARGTMGYIAPEVFCRNFGQVSHKSDVYSYGMMVLEIAGGRKNIDPADVDRWSEVYFPNYIYKQLEMEAETGAHPDGIMNEDESQFAKRKLIIVGLWCIQTDPKDRPSMNKVVGMLEGELEYLQVPPKPYLSSPPRSAPTLSISVSV; translated from the exons ATGATACAAATTTGTGGTGGCAAAGCAGGTGTAGAAGAGTTAAACGAGTACAACAGCAGCATGAATCTTGCTAAGtgctccattttcttttttctgcttCATCCATTTCTGCTCCAAGCAGCTGGTTCCAAGTGTTCAGACTATTACAGCTGTGGAAGTCTAGGAATCCTGGAATTTCCACTCTCTGACACGACAGAACCCGAATGTGGATTATTTGTCGTTGATTGTTATACTACACCTCCAAGAATTCAGTTGGAGGCAGGAGGAACTTGGTATAACATTCTTCAGAAGCTATCTACAAATAAGTTCAGTGTTGAAGACCCTTTCCTTAATGCTCAGATGAGCGACACAACTTGTTTTTCCTTCCAAAATCAATCTCTGCCGGATTCTCCTTTCAGTTCCTTCACAGTCTCCCCCAATCTCACCATATTCTCATGTGCCATGTTTCttgatcataataataaggtaaaaatacaagattatttccaaaattacaaaaattacacaagtTGTGAGCTCAGGACATTGTATTATAAAGACCCTGCCTATGGCTTCACTTCCAGGGAAATTAGTATCCCTGGAAGCTGTTCAGTAATTCAAATGCCAGTCAAGTCCAATCAGAGTTCGGCTAATTTGGTCCAACTGCTAAGTGCTGAATTTGATTTAGAGTGGACTATTTCTGCTGATTGTCTTTCTTGTCACAGTAGAGGAGGAAAGTGTCGTACTAATAGCGACAATGGATTTTGGTGTGCAG GTGGTGTGACAATGGTTGCTCTAGCATCCACTCCCATACTCTTGTTCCTTTTCATGCGGGGAAAGTACACACTGCTCAAATTGCTAGGACTACGGAAGGCCAAACCAGAGGGCCAAAAGGATATTGAACTCTTCTTGAAGAACAATGAAAATCTTGCACTAAAAAGATACAAATATTCAGACCTTAAGAAAATAACCAAGAGATTCAGTGAAAACTTGGGAAAGGGAGGCTACGGTAGTGTCTATAAAGGAAAACTACCTGACGGTCGTCTGGTAGCGGTGAAAGTGCTGAATGAATCGAAAGGAAATGGAGATGAGTTCATGAATGAAGTTGCAAGTATTAGCAGAACTTCCCACATTAACATTGTGAGTCTCCTGGGATTTTGCTTCGAGGGTTCTAAAAAGGCTCTCATCTATGAGTTTATGCCCAATGGTTCCCTTGAAAAGTTCATACAGAATGCTGCTTTGTCATCAGCAGAGGGTGGATTGGGATGggaaaaattgtttgaaatcGCAGTTGGTGTTGCTCGAGGGCTGGAATACTTGCACCGAGGCTGCAACACACGAATTCTGCACTTTGACATCAAGCCTCACAACATTCTTCTGGATAAGGACTTGAATCcaaaaatttcagattttGGGCTTGCTAAATTGTGCTCCAACAGATCAAGTGTAGTGTCAATGTTAGTTGCCAGAGGCACAATGGGCTACATTGCTCCAGAAGTGTTCTGCAGGAACTTTGGACAAGTTTCTCACAAATCAGATGTCTACAGCTACGGAATGATGGTTCTGGAAATAGCTGGAGGGAGGAAAAACATTGATCCTGCCGACGTTGATCGTTGGAGTGAAGTATACTTCCCAAATTATATCTACAAGCAACTTGAAATGGAAGCTGAAACGGGAGCTCATCCTGACGGGATTATGAATGAAGATGAAAGCCAATTCGCAAAGAGAAAACTGATAATCGTTGGCTTGTGGTGCATACAGACTGATCCCAAGGATCGGCCATCAATGAATAAGGTGGTAGGAATGTTGGAAGGAGAACTTGAATATTTGCAAGTCCCACCAAAACCATACCTTTCTTCACCTCCAAGATCGGCGCCAACTCTATCGATTTCTGTATCTGTGTAG
- the LOC105160664 gene encoding LEAF RUST 10 DISEASE-RESISTANCE LOCUS RECEPTOR-LIKE PROTEIN KINASE-like 2.4: protein MKCFIFFSLFCCLIINFADSQCQESFWCGNLSSSLQFPYSRMEPDCGLLMVDKCESETPIIQLGAGGIWYDFLDRISENKILIRHPIHQAHLGSACLFNFPRLGNLFLPKSPSISFSVTPNFTLFICYGQPDNEQVRNHFRGYYNKSCGDVTAYYRYPASGVPATRESRIPQGCQFFQLPMNPHNNSSELLEMLSTEFTVEWNVSETCYECHHGGGQCLTNALNEFECRQPGNRKFKTILLIGGVILTVIGSIILLVFLGRKHKLFPRFLRLQKAETGNEKDIELFLSNHGNLAQRRYKYSDLKKMTSSFSENLGRGGYGNVYKGKLPDGRPVAVKILNESKENGEDFMNEVASISRTSHVNIVSLLGFCFEGPKRALVYEFMPNGSLEKFIQNSSSSSAEYRLGWEKLFEIAVGIARGLDYLHQGCNTRILHFDVKPHNILLDKDFNPKISDFGLAKLCPNRSSIVSMFAARGTIGYIAPEVFCRNFGRVSHKSDVYSYGMMVLEMVVGRQNLDHRADCSSEMYFPDWIYKHLEVNTKMDLDNIENEDESHFVTKMVIVGLWCIQTEPKNRPSISRVVEMLAGSMEPLQIPPRPGEHSPRRAALYSSSTSEPSM, encoded by the exons ATGAAGtgcttcattttcttctctctcttttgttgtttgatcaTCAACTTTGCAGATTCGCAATGCCAAGAATCATTCTGGTGTGGAAATCTTAGTAGCTCCTTGCAATTTCCATACTCCAGGATGGAACCTGACTGCGGGTTACTCATGGTTGATAAATGTGAGTCTGAAACTCCTATTATTCAGCTGGGGGCTGGGGGAATTTGGTATGATTTTCTCGACAGGATATCcgaaaacaaaatattaatccgCCATCCCATTCATCAAGCACACTTGGGTTCCGCATGTCTTTTCAATTTCCCCCGTCTCGGAAATCTGTTTCTACCTAAATCTCcttctatttcattttcagtcACCCCTAATTTCACCTTGTTCATATGCTACGGTCAACCTGATAATGAACAAGTACGAAATCATTTCAGAGGCTACTATAATAAAAGCTGTGGTGACGTCACCGCGTATTATAGATATCCGGCAAGTGGTGTTCCTGCTACCAGGGAAAGTAGAATCCCTCAAGGATGTCAATTTTTTCAACTGCCTATGAACCCTCACAACAACTCCAGTGAACTGCTCGAAATGTTAAGTACTGAATTTACCGTAGAGTGGAATGTGAGTGAAACTTGTTATGAATGTCACCATGGAGGTGGGCAGTGTCTTACCAACGCCTTGAACGAATTCGAATGCAGACAACCAG GAAACAGGAAATTCAAAACAATTTTACTCATAG GTGGTGTGATTTTGACTGTGATTGGTTCTATAATCCTACTCGTTTTCTTGGGTAGGAAGCATAAATTATTCCCGAGATTCCTGAGACTACAAAAGGCCGAAACAGGGAATGAAAAGGACATTGAGCTCTTCTTGAGTAACCACGGCAATCTTGCACAGAGAAGATACAAATACTCAGACCTCAAGAAAATGACCAGCTCATTTAGTGAAAACTTAGGGAGAGGAGGATATGGTAACGTCTATAAAGGAAAATTACCCGACGGCCGTCCAGTAGCAGTGAAAATCTTGAATGAATcgaaagaaaatggagaagaCTTCATGAATGAAGTTGCAAGTATTAGCAGAACTTCCCATGTTAACATCGTCTCTCTTCTTGGATTCTGCTTTGAGGGTCCTAAAAGAGCCCTTGTTTATGAGTTTATGCCGAATGGCTCTCTTGAAAAGTTCATTCAAAACAGTTCCTCTTCATCAGCAGAGTATCGACTAGGATGGGAGAAGTTGTTCGAGATTGCAGTTGGCATTGCTCGAGGGCTGGATTACCTACACCAAGGTTGCAACACAAGAATTCTGCACTTTGACGTAAAGCCTCATAACATTCTTCTGGATAAGGACTTCAATCCAAAGATTTCAGATTTCGGGCTTGCTAAGTTGTGCCCCAACAGATCAAGTATAGTATCAATGTTCGCCGCAAGAGGCACAATAGGGTACATTGCTCCAGAAGTATTCTGCAGAAACTTTGGAAGAGTTTCTCACAAATCAGATGTCTATAGCTATGGAATGATGGTTCTGGAGATGGTGGTAGGCAGGCAGAATCTTGATCATCGAGCTGATTGCTCGAGCGAAATGTATTTCCCAGATTGGATCTACAAGCACCTGGAAGTGAATACTAAGATGGATCTCGACAATATAGAGAATGAAGATGAATCCCACTTTGTTACGAAAATGGTTATTGTTGGCTTGTGGTGCATACAGACCGAGCCCAAAAACAGGCCGTCCATTAGTAGGGTGGTAGAAATGCTAGCTGGAAGCATGGAACCCTTGCAAATTCCGCCCAGGCCTGGGGAACATTCACCACGTAGAGCAGCACTTTATTCGTCTTCAACTTCTGAGCCATCAATGTAG